From Thermoflavifilum aggregans, a single genomic window includes:
- the nuoF gene encoding NADH-quinone oxidoreductase subunit NuoF, producing the protein MEKPLTAHIPKDGSWLRLKDYERVGGYQGLRQALKMTPKEVIDMVKDAGLRGRGGAGFATGLKWSLVPTPDQIPGPRYLIANGDEMEPGTFKDRLLLEGNPHQLIEGMIIGAYAIQAEFSYVFLRWGYQFAEKALEEAIHEAYEAGYLGKNILGSGFSHELSVHISAGRYICGEETALINALEGKRANPRAKPPFPVVSGFFGKPTVVNNIETLSNVPHILSKGVSWYKSLSKCEDGGTKLYGVSGKVKRPGLWELPLGTSFREILEEHAGGMRDGYQFKGALPGGGSTDFITAEHLDVAMDYNSVAKVGSRMGTGTVIVLDDKTCVVGMVLNLEHFFAQESCGWCTPCREGLPWTEKLLLALENGEGKMEDLKIFDDLTRYMGPGNTFCALAPGAMEPLQSALKHFRADFERHIHEHRCPWK; encoded by the coding sequence ATGGAAAAACCATTAACAGCACATATTCCCAAAGACGGCAGCTGGCTGAGGCTGAAGGACTATGAGCGGGTGGGGGGATACCAGGGCCTGCGACAGGCATTGAAGATGACGCCAAAAGAAGTGATCGATATGGTAAAGGATGCAGGCCTGCGGGGTAGAGGAGGTGCGGGCTTTGCTACCGGGCTGAAGTGGAGCCTGGTGCCCACACCCGATCAGATTCCCGGGCCACGCTATCTCATTGCCAATGGTGATGAAATGGAACCCGGCACATTTAAGGATCGCCTGCTGCTGGAAGGAAATCCGCATCAGCTTATCGAAGGCATGATCATTGGCGCCTATGCTATTCAGGCCGAGTTCAGCTATGTGTTCCTGCGCTGGGGATACCAGTTTGCCGAAAAAGCACTCGAAGAAGCCATTCACGAAGCCTATGAAGCCGGCTATCTGGGTAAAAACATTCTTGGCAGCGGTTTCTCTCATGAACTATCCGTGCATATCAGCGCCGGCAGGTACATCTGTGGGGAAGAAACAGCTTTGATCAATGCGCTAGAAGGCAAGCGTGCCAATCCCCGCGCCAAACCGCCTTTCCCGGTTGTGAGCGGCTTCTTCGGAAAGCCCACCGTGGTCAATAATATCGAAACATTATCCAACGTACCTCATATTCTCAGCAAAGGAGTGAGCTGGTATAAAAGCCTGAGTAAATGTGAGGATGGCGGCACCAAGTTGTACGGCGTAAGTGGAAAGGTGAAACGACCCGGATTGTGGGAACTGCCGCTGGGTACGTCTTTTCGGGAAATCCTCGAAGAACATGCTGGTGGTATGCGCGATGGATATCAGTTTAAAGGTGCCCTGCCAGGAGGCGGATCCACTGATTTTATCACGGCCGAACATCTGGATGTGGCAATGGATTACAACAGCGTAGCCAAGGTAGGAAGTCGTATGGGTACGGGCACTGTTATTGTGCTGGACGATAAAACCTGCGTGGTGGGCATGGTGCTGAACCTGGAGCATTTCTTTGCCCAGGAATCCTGCGGCTGGTGCACCCCTTGCCGTGAAGGATTACCCTGGACAGAAAAACTGTTGCTGGCGCTGGAAAACGGAGAGGGTAAAATGGAAGATCTGAAGATCTTCGATGACCTGACCCGGTACATGGGTCCCGGCAACACCTTCTGCGCCCTGGCTCCCGGTGCAATGGAGCCACTCCAGAGTGCACTGAAACATTTCAGAGCAGATTTTGAACGACATATCCACGAACATCGTTGTCCGTGGAAATAA
- the nuoG gene encoding NADH-quinone oxidoreductase subunit NuoG: MATIYIDNVPYEVKDGENLLQACLSVGKNLTYFCWHPALHSVGACRQCAVIRYRDENDTRGRIVMACMEPVADQARISIDAPEAKKFRAQNIESLMINHPHDCPVCDEGGECHLQDMTVMSGHNYRRYRFKKRTYLNQYLGPFLHHEMNRCIQCYRCVRFYNDYAEGKDFGVFAAHDDVYFGRYEPGVLENEFSGNLVEVCPTGVFTDKTLRKHYTRKWDLTNAPSICHQCGLGCNIIASERYGSLRRILNRYNGDVNGYFLCDRGRFGYEYVNSQRRIRHALQQQPAGQWQGLKKETAIREIRDRIRAARRVIGIGSPRASLESNFLLRELVGASGFYAGVSEQESRLIKEVLHILRHSGVHTPSLKETETYDAIFVIGEDVTNTAPRLALSLRQAAKNQPKEKAKALKIAYWNDAAIREVIQGQKGPLFIAAPYATRLDDAALATYQAHPDEIARLAFAVAHQVDAAAAGAELPEMAQAFARQVADALVAAKKPLIVAGTSLYSQSLIHAAANVAMALKKAGKEAGLTYTVPEVNSMGLVMMTDQYLEQAFEQVYAGQADMVIVVENDLYRRLPVDKVDAFFRKAGTVVVLDSIAHRTGEHAHFVLPAGTFAESSGTVVNNEGRAQRFFQVYQPAHDICSSWKWLQAFVENEQLAAANLDGVIQQLIMAYPELEGIREAAPGAQFRVGTQKIPREPHRYSGRTAMLAHINVSEPKPPEDPDSPLSFTMEGYLGTPPAPLTPFFWSPGWNSVQAVSRYQQEVGGALLGGNPGKRLIEANGSSLQYFTDVPAAFHKDNLHWNIVPAYHIFGSDELSALSEPLQERMPALYLALSPADAQALQFQPGQQAELNVYGQTLRLPVTIKPDLPGGYVLVPKGWEATAGWLFPVQSSLKPVQV, from the coding sequence ATGGCAACGATTTATATTGACAATGTTCCCTATGAGGTAAAAGATGGAGAAAATCTTCTCCAGGCCTGCCTTTCAGTAGGCAAGAACCTCACCTATTTCTGCTGGCATCCGGCCCTGCATTCCGTAGGAGCCTGCCGGCAATGTGCCGTTATTCGTTATCGGGATGAAAACGATACCCGTGGCCGCATCGTGATGGCCTGTATGGAGCCTGTGGCTGATCAGGCGCGCATTTCCATTGACGCTCCTGAAGCTAAAAAGTTCCGCGCACAGAATATAGAAAGCCTGATGATCAATCACCCGCACGATTGCCCGGTGTGCGATGAGGGCGGGGAATGCCATCTGCAGGATATGACTGTGATGAGCGGACATAATTACCGCCGTTACCGTTTTAAGAAACGTACGTACTTGAACCAATATCTGGGTCCTTTCCTGCATCATGAAATGAACCGCTGCATCCAGTGTTATCGTTGTGTGCGGTTTTACAATGATTATGCAGAAGGAAAAGATTTTGGCGTTTTTGCGGCGCATGACGATGTGTATTTTGGCCGGTATGAACCGGGCGTGCTGGAAAACGAATTCAGTGGCAATCTGGTGGAAGTATGCCCTACCGGTGTATTCACCGATAAAACCCTGCGGAAGCACTATACCCGCAAGTGGGATCTCACCAATGCTCCTTCCATCTGCCATCAGTGCGGATTGGGCTGCAATATTATTGCCAGTGAACGCTACGGCTCCCTGCGCCGGATTCTCAATCGCTACAACGGAGATGTGAATGGTTATTTCCTTTGTGACAGAGGCCGTTTTGGCTATGAATACGTCAACAGCCAACGTCGCATCCGGCATGCTTTGCAACAGCAGCCGGCCGGACAATGGCAGGGCCTGAAAAAAGAAACGGCTATCCGGGAAATCCGCGACCGGATCAGGGCTGCCAGGCGTGTCATTGGCATCGGTTCCCCAAGAGCCTCACTGGAAAGCAATTTCCTGTTGAGGGAGCTGGTAGGCGCATCGGGATTTTATGCCGGTGTCTCTGAACAGGAATCCCGGTTGATCAAAGAAGTTTTGCATATCCTCCGTCATAGCGGTGTGCACACCCCTTCCCTGAAAGAAACCGAAACATACGATGCCATTTTTGTGATTGGTGAAGATGTAACAAATACGGCTCCTAGGCTGGCGCTTTCGCTGCGCCAGGCAGCCAAAAACCAGCCTAAGGAAAAGGCAAAAGCCCTGAAAATAGCCTATTGGAATGATGCAGCTATCCGGGAAGTAATCCAGGGACAGAAAGGCCCTCTGTTTATTGCTGCTCCGTATGCAACCCGGTTGGATGATGCAGCCCTGGCAACGTATCAGGCACATCCCGATGAAATTGCGCGGTTGGCTTTTGCTGTGGCACATCAGGTGGATGCAGCTGCCGCAGGCGCTGAATTGCCGGAAATGGCACAGGCTTTTGCCCGTCAGGTAGCCGATGCCCTTGTGGCTGCCAAAAAACCTTTGATTGTAGCCGGAACAAGTCTCTACAGCCAGTCCCTGATCCATGCCGCAGCCAATGTGGCTATGGCATTGAAAAAGGCGGGAAAAGAGGCTGGACTCACCTATACCGTGCCTGAAGTCAACTCCATGGGTTTGGTGATGATGACCGACCAATACTTGGAGCAGGCTTTTGAGCAGGTTTATGCTGGCCAGGCCGATATGGTAATTGTGGTGGAAAATGATTTATATCGTCGTCTGCCTGTCGATAAGGTTGATGCATTTTTCCGGAAAGCCGGTACTGTAGTGGTGCTCGATTCCATTGCCCATCGCACGGGCGAGCACGCGCATTTTGTGCTGCCGGCAGGAACCTTTGCCGAATCTTCCGGCACGGTGGTGAACAATGAAGGGCGTGCCCAGCGTTTCTTCCAGGTTTATCAGCCTGCTCACGATATCTGCAGCAGCTGGAAGTGGCTGCAGGCCTTCGTGGAAAATGAGCAGCTGGCTGCAGCTAATCTGGATGGTGTAATCCAGCAGTTGATTATGGCTTATCCAGAACTGGAAGGCATTCGGGAAGCAGCTCCTGGTGCACAATTCCGCGTAGGCACCCAAAAGATACCCCGTGAACCGCATCGTTACAGCGGACGTACAGCCATGCTGGCTCATATCAACGTGAGCGAACCCAAACCACCGGAAGATCCGGACAGCCCGTTGTCTTTCACCATGGAAGGCTATCTGGGCACACCACCAGCTCCTCTTACGCCCTTCTTCTGGTCACCAGGATGGAATTCGGTACAGGCCGTGAGCCGCTATCAGCAGGAAGTGGGTGGCGCTTTGCTGGGGGGTAATCCCGGTAAACGGCTGATAGAAGCCAACGGATCATCTTTGCAGTATTTCACCGACGTACCTGCTGCATTTCATAAGGACAATTTACACTGGAACATTGTACCGGCCTATCACATCTTTGGTTCTGATGAGCTTTCGGCACTCAGCGAACCGCTGCAGGAGCGTATGCCTGCATTGTATCTGGCGCTTTCGCCCGCCGATGCCCAGGCATTGCAGTTCCAGCCGGGTCAGCAGGCCGAACTCAATGTATATGGGCAGACCCTTCGGCTGCCGGTAACTATCAAGCCCGATCTGCCGGGAGGATATGTTCTTGTGCCCAAAGGATGGGAAGCTACGGCAGGCTGGTTATTCCCTGTACAATCATCCCTTAAACCTGTGCAAGTATGA
- the nuoH gene encoding NADH-quinone oxidoreductase subunit NuoH, with amino-acid sequence MSETWIHIIMVVLILLVLLTIAAGLIYVERRMLAVWQDRYGPNRTGPFGLLQVLADMVKIFFKEDWIPPFADKKVFVIAPTIVMMAVLMSFAVIPFTPGIGVVDLNIGVLFFLAMSSMGAYSVVLAGWASNNKYSLLGGIRGSAQMISYEVFMGLSLMGVVILAGSFNLRDIVEAQRRIWFFIPQIVGFVIFFLAGLAETHRLPFDIPEAESELIAGYHSEYSGMKFGMFFVGEYLGITLISALVTTLYFGGWLGPHFLPPVVWFLIKMFAFILLFILIRATLPRPRYDQLMSLGWKVLLPLALLNLLVTGAVVLYWHL; translated from the coding sequence ATGAGCGAAACCTGGATTCATATCATCATGGTGGTACTGATTCTGCTGGTATTGCTGACCATTGCAGCCGGATTGATCTATGTGGAACGCCGCATGCTGGCCGTCTGGCAGGATCGCTACGGGCCCAACCGCACCGGCCCCTTCGGATTGCTGCAAGTGTTGGCAGATATGGTGAAAATATTCTTCAAGGAAGACTGGATACCTCCTTTCGCCGATAAAAAAGTATTTGTGATTGCACCCACCATTGTGATGATGGCCGTGCTGATGAGTTTTGCCGTGATTCCCTTTACGCCGGGTATCGGTGTGGTGGATCTGAACATCGGCGTGCTGTTTTTCCTGGCCATGTCGTCGATGGGGGCTTACAGCGTGGTGCTCGCCGGATGGGCTTCTAACAACAAATATTCTTTGCTGGGTGGCATCCGAGGATCAGCCCAGATGATTTCCTATGAAGTATTCATGGGTCTGTCGCTGATGGGAGTGGTGATACTGGCCGGCTCCTTCAACCTGCGAGATATTGTGGAAGCTCAGCGTAGGATCTGGTTTTTCATTCCGCAGATTGTAGGTTTTGTGATTTTCTTTCTGGCAGGCCTCGCTGAAACGCATCGTCTGCCCTTTGATATTCCCGAAGCAGAAAGCGAGCTGATTGCAGGTTATCATTCCGAATATTCCGGGATGAAATTCGGGATGTTTTTCGTGGGTGAATATTTGGGTATTACGCTGATTTCAGCACTGGTTACCACCTTGTATTTCGGAGGCTGGCTGGGTCCGCATTTCCTGCCGCCTGTGGTGTGGTTCCTGATCAAAATGTTTGCTTTTATCCTGTTGTTTATTTTAATCCGTGCTACCTTGCCCAGGCCTCGTTATGATCAGTTGATGTCGTTGGGATGGAAAGTGCTATTGCCGCTGGCGTTGCTGAATCTGCTGGTGACGGGAGCTGTGGTATTGTACTGGCATTTGTAA
- the nuoI gene encoding NADH-quinone oxidoreductase subunit NuoI, with translation MISHLRSLWLVFKHMFHKRVTVQYPEEKPYLPPRWRGRIVLTRDPDGMERCVACYLCAAACPVDCISLQATEDENGRRYPEFFRINFSRCIFCGYCEDACPTYAIQLIPDFEMAEYDRQNLVYEKEHLLISGQGKYHGYNFYRVAGVDAGVKPKGGGEKEREPVDVRKLLP, from the coding sequence ATGATCAGTCATCTTCGTTCATTGTGGTTGGTATTCAAACACATGTTTCATAAGCGGGTAACGGTGCAATATCCCGAAGAGAAGCCTTATCTGCCGCCCCGTTGGCGTGGGCGTATTGTGTTGACCCGCGATCCGGATGGGATGGAGCGCTGTGTGGCTTGCTATCTTTGTGCCGCTGCCTGTCCGGTTGATTGTATTTCCCTGCAGGCTACGGAAGATGAGAATGGCCGTCGTTATCCGGAATTTTTCAGAATCAATTTTTCCAGATGCATTTTCTGCGGCTATTGCGAAGATGCGTGTCCGACTTATGCCATTCAGCTGATTCCGGATTTTGAAATGGCAGAATACGACCGGCAGAATCTGGTATATGAAAAGGAACATTTGCTGATCAGCGGGCAGGGCAAATATCATGGTTATAATTTCTACAGGGTTGCTGGTGTGGATGCAGGCGTGAAGCCTAAAGGAGGTGGTGAAAAGGAAAGAGAACCGGTGGATGTGCGCAAGTTATTGCCCTGA
- the nuoJ gene encoding NADH-quinone oxidoreductase subunit J: protein MNIIFYLSAVVAIYCTLRAVFHKHAVHALLYLIVSLLAVAVIFFVLGAPFLAALEVIIYAGAIMVLFVFVVMMLNRGEAAVQQEKAWLQFSTWVWPAVFVLLLFVEWLYLLLYQPPAVAPAGSDQPIMPQQVGEALFTRYLLGVEMAAMLLMAGVMGAYHIGKQKQRSYHRYLEEEEIRSTASEKQTQQVI, encoded by the coding sequence ATGAACATCATATTTTACTTATCGGCGGTTGTTGCAATTTATTGCACACTCAGGGCTGTATTTCACAAACATGCGGTCCATGCCTTGCTGTATCTAATTGTATCCCTGCTTGCCGTTGCCGTGATTTTCTTCGTGCTGGGAGCACCGTTTCTGGCTGCGCTGGAGGTGATCATTTATGCAGGCGCCATCATGGTATTATTTGTATTCGTGGTGATGATGCTCAACAGGGGTGAAGCCGCTGTACAGCAGGAGAAGGCCTGGCTACAGTTCAGCACATGGGTATGGCCGGCTGTATTTGTGTTATTGTTGTTTGTTGAGTGGTTGTATCTGTTGTTATATCAGCCCCCGGCTGTTGCTCCGGCGGGCAGTGATCAGCCCATCATGCCCCAGCAGGTAGGAGAGGCTTTGTTTACCCGATATCTGCTGGGTGTGGAAATGGCTGCCATGCTGCTGATGGCGGGTGTAATGGGTGCCTATCATATCGGCAAGCAAAAACAAAGAAGTTATCATCGTTATCTGGAAGAAGAAGAAATTCGTTCCACAGCATCTGAAAAACAAACACAACAAGTAATATGA
- the nuoK gene encoding NADH-quinone oxidoreductase subunit NuoK, whose protein sequence is MITVPVSVQLLLPSVLFLIGLLGVLIRRNVIFMLMAMEIMLNAAGLVFIIGSSLWKQADGQVMVIFILAMAAAEVAVGLALILQVYQMHKTVDVDQLRELKDEQEQG, encoded by the coding sequence ATGATTACGGTACCTGTTTCTGTTCAATTGTTGCTGCCGTCTGTACTGTTTCTGATAGGTCTGTTGGGCGTGCTGATTCGCCGCAATGTGATATTTATGCTGATGGCTATGGAAATCATGCTGAATGCTGCCGGGCTCGTATTTATCATCGGCAGTTCCCTGTGGAAGCAGGCCGATGGGCAGGTGATGGTGATTTTTATTCTGGCTATGGCAGCAGCAGAGGTAGCCGTGGGATTGGCGTTGATCCTGCAGGTTTATCAGATGCATAAGACGGTGGATGTGGATCAGCTCCGGGAGCTGAAAGATGAACAGGAACAGGGTTAA
- the nuoL gene encoding NADH-quinone oxidoreductase subunit L: MDVFHLLWLVPAFPLAGFLILALFGLRLHSRAVAWIGTGSIGLSAILTLWIGIHFLTQPPANYQYSLTLWTWFDINGFAPGIALYLDPLSLVYIFVITFVSFFIHLYSTAFMRGDEGYVRFFAYMNLFVFSMLVLVLANNLLLLYLGWEGVGLCSFLLIGFWYRDEVNGYAARKAFIVTRIGDTAFIIGLFLLVKQFHTLNIQDILQQAPVVGSAGAAAVVWVTILLLGGAVGKSAQLPLQTWLPDAMAGPTPVSALIHAATMVTAGVYLIARTHVLYSLAPAVQSLVAIIGLLTLLIAGFSALAQHDLKRILAYSTISQIGYMFLALGVGAWTAAIFHFMIHAFFKALLFLAAGAVIMAMEEEHDIFKMGGLRKKMPITFWTFLAGSGALAAIPLITAGFYSKDQILFDALASTQGSFWLWLGGFVGAFITVLYTFRMVYVTFYGEQKKPITHNPEEEKVMMIPLIVLAVLSIIAGWIELPHAWAHFTPFSDFLTHVLPPTNLKPGMESQEFMLQLLTAVIVFAGIYLTWLAYVKKPALSASWKNTALGRACHDFFYKGWMFDQLYDTLFVKPVVWISRIDPHDFIDYIYEGFGRLNVSIHAGFSRTQSGYVRWYLLCIAIGILFIFSLILFV, from the coding sequence ATGGATGTATTTCATCTTTTGTGGTTAGTGCCGGCGTTTCCTCTGGCCGGATTTCTCATCCTGGCTTTGTTTGGATTGCGGCTGCATTCCCGGGCCGTTGCCTGGATAGGCACGGGATCTATAGGACTTTCTGCTATTCTGACTTTGTGGATCGGTATTCATTTTCTTACACAGCCACCCGCCAATTACCAGTATAGCCTGACGTTGTGGACCTGGTTTGATATAAATGGATTTGCACCGGGTATTGCATTGTATCTGGATCCGCTATCACTGGTTTATATTTTCGTCATCACCTTTGTCAGCTTTTTTATTCATCTGTATTCCACAGCTTTCATGCGGGGCGATGAGGGTTATGTGCGTTTTTTTGCTTACATGAACCTGTTTGTATTTTCCATGCTGGTACTGGTGCTGGCCAATAACCTGCTGCTGCTCTATCTGGGATGGGAAGGTGTAGGCCTATGCAGCTTTTTGCTGATTGGTTTCTGGTATCGGGATGAAGTAAACGGATATGCGGCACGCAAGGCTTTTATTGTAACCCGCATTGGCGATACGGCGTTTATTATCGGGTTGTTTTTACTGGTAAAACAATTCCATACCCTGAATATCCAAGATATTCTGCAGCAGGCACCCGTGGTTGGGTCGGCGGGTGCGGCGGCTGTGGTATGGGTTACGATTCTGCTATTGGGTGGAGCGGTTGGTAAGTCGGCCCAGCTGCCTTTGCAGACCTGGTTGCCTGATGCCATGGCGGGTCCCACGCCGGTGAGTGCATTGATCCATGCTGCGACCATGGTTACTGCAGGCGTGTACCTGATTGCCAGAACCCATGTGTTGTATAGCCTAGCACCGGCTGTGCAATCGCTCGTAGCCATCATAGGTTTGCTCACCTTGTTGATCGCCGGATTCAGCGCATTGGCACAGCACGATCTGAAACGCATTCTGGCCTATTCTACCATCAGCCAGATCGGATACATGTTTCTGGCATTAGGTGTAGGTGCCTGGACGGCTGCTATCTTTCATTTCATGATTCATGCCTTTTTCAAGGCTTTGCTCTTTCTGGCTGCAGGAGCCGTGATCATGGCCATGGAAGAAGAACATGATATTTTCAAGATGGGAGGATTGCGTAAGAAAATGCCGATTACGTTCTGGACTTTCCTGGCCGGATCGGGCGCTCTGGCCGCTATTCCGCTCATTACAGCAGGTTTTTACAGCAAGGATCAGATTTTGTTTGATGCCCTTGCTTCCACGCAGGGCAGCTTCTGGCTTTGGCTGGGTGGCTTTGTGGGGGCATTCATCACGGTTCTCTATACTTTCAGGATGGTGTATGTCACATTTTATGGTGAACAGAAAAAACCTATCACCCATAATCCGGAAGAGGAAAAGGTTATGATGATTCCGCTGATAGTGCTGGCTGTTTTGTCAATTATCGCTGGCTGGATTGAATTACCGCATGCATGGGCTCATTTTACTCCGTTTTCAGATTTTCTGACTCATGTACTGCCACCCACGAATCTGAAGCCGGGTATGGAAAGCCAGGAATTCATGCTTCAACTGCTTACCGCTGTGATTGTATTTGCAGGCATCTATCTCACCTGGCTGGCCTATGTGAAAAAACCCGCCCTGTCGGCATCCTGGAAGAATACCGCACTGGGGCGCGCCTGCCATGATTTCTTCTACAAGGGATGGATGTTCGATCAGTTGTATGATACATTGTTTGTGAAACCTGTGGTTTGGATTTCCCGGATTGATCCGCATGATTTCATCGATTATATCTACGAAGGTTTCGGACGACTGAATGTCTCGATTCATGCGGGTTTTAGCCGTACCCAAAGCGGATATGTGCGCTGGTATCTGTTGTGTATTGCAATTGGTATATTGTTCATCTTCAGTTTAATCTTGTTCGTATGA
- a CDS encoding complex I subunit 4 family protein — MILVWLLLILLIGGVVAWIFSGLSRWVATLAVLLDLVLALQLWLSHLSMPMQPVQGTAMGAGFTWIAEAQYRWIPLLGASIHLAVDGFSLLMIVLTLFIGLLCVWMSWNDPVSREKTGFYHFHLLWLIAGMVGVFMAMDLLLFYFFWELMLIPMFFLISIWGGSQRKKASLKFFLFTQFSGLFMLIAILALYILHGRQTGLYSFDYTELLGTTLSREVAGWLLAGFLLAFLVKLPAFPFHSWLPDTYTQSPTGGVALLAGVMSKTAAYGMLRFALPLFPEAARMFAPAMIILGVAGILYGAKLAYAQADLKRLIAFSSFSHMGFILLGIFSMQELAYQGVIIEMVAHAISITGLFFVAGMLQVRLQHTQLDAMGGFWEYMPRMGGVAMVFVMASLGLPGLGNFVAEFLILAGAFQVHVVWTVLASLGLIASMIYSLVILQRVFHGKSRQTLAHADLKPLEGLVMACLVAAIVWIGFFPQRIVRSVQPVVQQLKQMVVKQNIPAADHEWVWNDQTLFK, encoded by the coding sequence ATGATCCTGGTTTGGTTACTGCTCATCCTTCTGATAGGCGGTGTGGTTGCCTGGATATTTTCAGGCCTGAGCCGATGGGTTGCCACTCTGGCGGTATTGCTTGACCTGGTATTGGCTCTGCAGTTGTGGCTTTCACATCTGTCAATGCCCATGCAGCCGGTTCAAGGTACGGCCATGGGTGCAGGATTCACATGGATAGCCGAAGCCCAATACAGGTGGATACCTCTGTTGGGAGCCAGCATCCATCTGGCTGTGGATGGGTTTAGCTTGCTGATGATTGTGTTAACCTTATTCATTGGGTTGTTGTGTGTGTGGATGTCGTGGAATGATCCGGTCAGCCGGGAAAAAACGGGGTTTTATCATTTTCATTTGCTGTGGCTGATAGCGGGCATGGTAGGCGTATTCATGGCCATGGATCTGTTGCTGTTTTATTTCTTCTGGGAATTGATGCTGATTCCTATGTTCTTTTTAATCAGCATCTGGGGTGGGTCACAGCGGAAAAAGGCCAGCCTTAAATTCTTTTTGTTTACCCAGTTCAGCGGCTTGTTTATGCTGATTGCCATTCTGGCCCTGTATATTTTGCATGGCCGGCAAACAGGTCTGTATAGTTTTGATTATACCGAATTGCTGGGTACCACATTATCGCGCGAAGTGGCCGGATGGCTGCTTGCTGGATTCCTGCTGGCTTTTCTGGTCAAATTACCTGCCTTTCCGTTTCATAGCTGGCTGCCCGATACTTATACCCAGTCGCCCACAGGTGGTGTGGCTTTGCTAGCCGGAGTAATGTCCAAAACAGCTGCCTACGGAATGTTGCGGTTTGCTCTGCCGTTGTTTCCGGAAGCTGCGCGCATGTTTGCCCCGGCCATGATTATACTGGGTGTAGCTGGTATTCTTTATGGTGCCAAATTAGCCTACGCACAGGCTGATCTGAAAAGGCTTATTGCCTTTTCCAGTTTTAGCCATATGGGCTTTATTCTTTTGGGAATTTTTTCCATGCAGGAACTGGCTTATCAGGGTGTGATCATTGAAATGGTGGCGCATGCTATCAGCATCACGGGATTGTTTTTTGTGGCCGGCATGCTGCAGGTGCGGCTGCAACATACGCAACTGGATGCCATGGGCGGATTTTGGGAATATATGCCTCGCATGGGTGGTGTAGCGATGGTATTTGTGATGGCTTCTCTGGGGCTTCCGGGTCTTGGCAATTTTGTAGCTGAATTTCTGATTCTGGCCGGTGCATTTCAGGTACATGTGGTATGGACGGTGCTGGCTTCGCTGGGATTGATAGCTTCCATGATTTATTCGCTGGTGATTTTGCAGCGGGTGTTTCATGGCAAAAGCAGGCAAACACTTGCTCATGCCGATCTGAAACCGCTGGAAGGCTTGGTGATGGCTTGTTTGGTTGCAGCTATTGTTTGGATAGGCTTTTTCCCGCAGCGCATTGTGCGTTCGGTTCAGCCGGTTGTGCAGCAGCTCAAACAGATGGTAGTAAAACAAAACATACCGGCTGCAGATCACGAATGGGTGTGGAACGATCAAACATTATTTAAATAA